A section of the Chryseobacterium ginsenosidimutans genome encodes:
- a CDS encoding response regulator transcription factor, whose amino-acid sequence MNQKKILLIDDELDILEILSYNLEKEGYDIYTATNGNEGIDKAKEIVPDLILLDVMMPEKDGIETCQELRKVKELQKTLIVFLSARSEEFSQLAGFQAGANDYIVKLIKPKILISKVNALLQLTSQVSDNAKLIEIGDLVIDKDNFRVSKAGQQFLLPKKEFDLLYLLASNTEKVFKREEILERVWGNDVIVGERTIDVHIRRLREKLGINTIQTLKGIGYKLIV is encoded by the coding sequence ATGAACCAAAAGAAAATACTCTTAATAGACGATGAACTGGATATTTTAGAGATTCTGTCTTACAACCTGGAAAAAGAAGGCTACGATATTTATACTGCCACAAACGGTAACGAAGGTATTGATAAAGCCAAAGAGATTGTTCCTGATCTTATCTTATTAGATGTAATGATGCCCGAAAAAGACGGTATTGAAACTTGCCAGGAACTTCGTAAAGTAAAAGAACTTCAGAAAACACTGATTGTTTTTCTTTCCGCAAGAAGCGAAGAGTTTTCACAATTGGCAGGTTTCCAAGCTGGTGCAAACGACTACATCGTAAAGCTGATCAAACCGAAAATCCTTATTTCTAAAGTTAATGCGTTATTACAGCTAACTTCTCAGGTTTCGGATAATGCTAAATTAATTGAAATCGGTGATCTTGTAATTGATAAAGACAATTTCAGAGTTTCGAAAGCGGGCCAACAGTTTCTGCTTCCTAAAAAGGAATTTGATCTGTTGTATTTATTAGCTTCAAACACAGAAAAAGTATTCAAAAGAGAAGAAATTCTGGAGAGAGTCTGGGGAAATGATGTCATTGTTGGAGAAAGAACGATCGACGTACACATCAGAAGATTAAGAGAAAAATTAGGAATTAATACAATTCAGACATTAAAAGGAATTGGGTATAAACTTATTGTTTAA
- a CDS encoding LytR/AlgR family response regulator transcription factor codes for MRKLTCLIADDEPMALSLIESYVLKTPFLELKAKCSSAIEAMQKLEDEKGIDLFFLDIQMPDLTGLEFSKLLPQKSKVIFTTAFDQYAIEGYKVNALDYLLKPFDYTEFLNAATKARNHFENLQSNLEKTEKKQEFFFIKSEYKQIKINFSEILFIEGLKDYVKIFLKDQPKPILTLMSLKKLEEELPSENFMRIHRSYIISLDKIEAIERNHIVIGEQQIAIAPNYKDTLMEYISGKSF; via the coding sequence ATGAGAAAACTGACCTGCCTAATTGCTGATGACGAACCGATGGCTCTTAGCTTAATCGAAAGTTATGTTCTGAAAACACCTTTTTTAGAGCTTAAAGCTAAATGCAGCAGCGCTATTGAAGCCATGCAGAAGCTGGAAGATGAAAAAGGCATTGACCTTTTTTTTCTTGATATTCAAATGCCGGATTTAACAGGATTGGAATTTTCGAAACTTTTACCACAGAAAAGTAAAGTAATTTTCACCACAGCGTTTGATCAGTATGCTATTGAAGGATATAAGGTTAACGCATTAGATTATCTTTTAAAACCATTCGATTATACCGAATTTCTGAATGCGGCAACAAAAGCCCGAAATCATTTTGAAAACCTTCAGTCAAATTTAGAAAAGACAGAAAAAAAACAGGAATTCTTTTTTATAAAATCTGAATACAAGCAAATAAAAATCAATTTTTCTGAAATTCTTTTCATTGAAGGATTAAAAGATTATGTAAAAATTTTCCTAAAAGATCAACCGAAGCCTATTCTTACATTAATGAGTTTAAAGAAACTGGAAGAAGAGCTTCCGTCAGAAAATTTTATGAGAATTCATCGTTCTTACATTATTTCTCTTGATAAAATAGAAGCTATTGAAAGAAATCACATTGTGATTGGTGAACAACAAATCGCTATTGCTCCCAACTACAAAGACACATTAATGGAATATATCAGCGGGAAAAGTTTCTGA
- a CDS encoding sensor histidine kinase gives MVNLKNKNVEISLHILIWLVLFFLPAAFSVGSDADWKDLFRRFWLQLIFLALVFYANYNYLLKYFFGDKKVWFFIINLSMILVLIFVKNQIFSWLEPDRRNHLYRRPPAALFYFMDTLIYMIPVAFSIAINAGKKIQKAEEMKIEADNIKLQSELQHLKYQLQPHFFFNSLNNIYSLIDFAPDKAKQSIHSLSKLMRHLLYKTDVEKISLSEEVEFLNKYIELMSLRLNDNTKVYINFPKIIPEIKIAPLLFISIVENAFKHGISATQHSDIHFKMEIIKSEIHFTASNSNFPKTDADKSGSGIGVENLKKRLNLLYPEKHEFHSHLNTGMYIAEVKIITN, from the coding sequence ATGGTCAATCTAAAAAATAAAAATGTTGAAATCAGCCTTCACATCTTAATATGGTTGGTTTTATTCTTCCTTCCGGCAGCATTCTCTGTCGGTTCGGATGCAGACTGGAAAGATCTTTTCCGACGCTTTTGGCTGCAGCTTATTTTCCTTGCCCTAGTTTTTTACGCTAACTATAATTATCTGTTAAAATACTTTTTTGGTGATAAAAAGGTATGGTTTTTCATTATCAATCTATCTATGATCCTAGTATTGATATTTGTTAAAAATCAAATTTTCAGCTGGCTCGAACCTGATCGGCGCAACCATTTATACAGAAGACCTCCTGCTGCATTATTCTATTTTATGGATACGCTTATTTACATGATTCCGGTAGCATTTTCTATTGCCATTAATGCCGGAAAAAAAATACAGAAAGCCGAAGAAATGAAAATCGAAGCCGATAATATAAAATTGCAATCCGAGCTTCAGCATCTTAAATATCAACTACAGCCGCATTTTTTCTTTAATTCTTTAAACAATATTTATTCTTTAATCGATTTTGCGCCGGATAAAGCGAAACAGAGCATTCATAGTTTAAGCAAGCTGATGCGACATCTGTTGTACAAAACCGATGTTGAGAAAATAAGCCTTTCTGAAGAAGTGGAATTTTTGAATAAATATATCGAACTGATGTCGCTGAGACTGAACGATAATACAAAAGTGTACATCAATTTTCCGAAAATAATTCCTGAAATAAAAATCGCACCACTGCTTTTTATTTCAATCGTTGAAAATGCTTTTAAACACGGAATTTCTGCAACACAGCATTCTGATATTCATTTTAAAATGGAAATTATAAAGAGTGAAATTCATTTTACGGCTTCCAATTCTAATTTTCCGAAAACAGATGCCGACAAAAGCGGTTCAGGAATCGGAGTTGAAAATCTTAAAAAAAGACTTAATTTGCTATATCCGGAAAAACACGAATTTCATTCTCACCTCAACACCGGAATGTATATTGCGGAAGTGAAAATTATAACAAATTGA
- a CDS encoding IS1096 element passenger TnpR family protein: MVYKIRVILDAKEDIFRDIEVKGKQTLWNLHLGIKSAFSLQGDELSTFNLLEEDGTIVKGVPLEDMSDDGDGEIMSDVYIDEAFENVGDKAQFQYGLLDLWEFFCELVEIIDETKGVNYPITVYRFGNVPLKAPSKSSTGGSKKKSTMPLIDDDFGFEDDFAVTTSFEDEDEDNFDDEEEESYDDDVFEDEDDSDDER; the protein is encoded by the coding sequence ATGGTTTATAAAATCCGCGTAATATTAGATGCGAAAGAAGATATTTTCCGAGATATCGAAGTTAAAGGGAAACAGACGCTATGGAACTTACATTTGGGCATTAAAAGTGCTTTCAGCTTGCAGGGAGACGAGCTTTCTACTTTTAATCTGCTGGAAGAAGACGGAACGATAGTAAAAGGTGTTCCGTTGGAAGATATGAGTGATGATGGTGATGGCGAAATTATGTCGGATGTATATATCGATGAAGCTTTCGAAAATGTGGGAGATAAAGCTCAGTTCCAATATGGGCTTCTTGACCTTTGGGAGTTTTTCTGTGAATTGGTAGAAATTATCGACGAAACAAAAGGAGTTAATTATCCGATTACAGTTTACAGATTTGGAAACGTTCCTTTGAAAGCGCCAAGCAAAAGTAGCACAGGAGGATCTAAAAAGAAATCGACAATGCCTTTAATAGATGATGATTTTGGTTTTGAAGACGATTTCGCAGTAACTACAAGCTTTGAAGATGAAGACGAAGATAATTTTGATGATGAGGAAGAAGAAAGCTACGATGATGATGTTTTTGAAGACGAAGATGATAGCGATGACGAAAGATAA
- a CDS encoding alpha-amylase family glycosyl hydrolase yields the protein MKKLILLALIGIGIISCTTQNATKNMMDLPKDWKHTTNIYEVNVRQYTQEGTFKAFEKEMPRLKSMGVRTLWFMPITPIAQENKKGSLGSPYAASDYTSINPEFGTLNDFIHLVNEAHRLGFKVIIDWVANHTGWDHVWTKTHPEFYLKDPDGGFHRASGMDDIIELDYKNQEMRLAMIDAMKYWVKETNIDGFRCDLASWVEVDFWQQARPEVEKVKPLFWLGEFDELESPEYGKVFDASYSWKWMHKSADYFQKNEPLQELKDLLRKYSEIGDNSMRAWFTTNHDENSWNGTEYEKYGVITKPMAVFSATWNGVPLLYSGQELPNMKRLEFFEKDTIKWTNNYQVADFYKTLLNLKASNPALRGGDSNVVTYLLNTTANDKILAYIRKNGNNEVLVVLNMSKEHVDFTIEDENLSGSFKNVFDKTKRNFNDGKGFNFSVSDYAVFEK from the coding sequence ATGAAAAAATTAATTTTATTAGCTTTAATTGGTATTGGGATTATCTCCTGTACTACTCAAAATGCCACAAAAAACATGATGGATTTACCTAAAGACTGGAAACATACTACAAATATTTACGAAGTAAACGTAAGACAATATACTCAGGAAGGAACCTTCAAAGCATTCGAAAAAGAAATGCCGAGATTAAAATCAATGGGAGTAAGAACTCTTTGGTTTATGCCAATTACCCCAATTGCTCAGGAAAATAAAAAAGGAAGTCTGGGAAGCCCTTATGCTGCTTCCGATTATACTTCTATCAATCCCGAATTCGGAACTCTGAACGATTTTATACATCTTGTGAATGAAGCTCACAGACTAGGATTCAAAGTAATCATTGACTGGGTGGCCAATCATACAGGCTGGGATCATGTCTGGACAAAAACTCACCCGGAATTTTATTTAAAAGATCCGGACGGAGGATTTCATCGCGCTTCAGGAATGGATGATATTATCGAATTGGATTACAAAAATCAAGAAATGCGTCTTGCAATGATTGATGCAATGAAATATTGGGTAAAAGAGACCAATATAGACGGCTTCAGATGTGATCTGGCTTCTTGGGTTGAAGTTGATTTCTGGCAACAGGCCCGTCCTGAAGTAGAAAAAGTAAAACCGCTTTTCTGGTTAGGTGAATTTGATGAGCTGGAAAGCCCGGAATACGGAAAAGTCTTCGACGCAAGCTATTCGTGGAAATGGATGCATAAATCTGCAGATTATTTTCAGAAAAACGAACCGCTTCAGGAATTAAAAGATCTTTTAAGGAAATATTCAGAGATTGGTGACAATTCAATGAGAGCCTGGTTTACGACAAATCACGACGAAAATTCTTGGAACGGAACAGAATACGAAAAATACGGAGTCATTACAAAACCTATGGCAGTATTCTCTGCAACTTGGAATGGCGTTCCTTTGTTATATTCTGGTCAGGAATTGCCCAATATGAAACGTCTTGAGTTTTTTGAAAAAGATACCATAAAATGGACAAATAATTATCAGGTTGCAGATTTCTATAAAACTTTATTAAATTTAAAAGCGTCAAACCCGGCTTTAAGAGGAGGAGATTCAAATGTGGTAACTTATCTTTTAAATACAACAGCCAACGATAAAATCTTAGCCTACATCAGGAAAAATGGAAATAATGAGGTTTTAGTTGTATTAAATATGTCGAAAGAACATGTTGATTTTACCATTGAAGATGAAAATTTATCAGGATCTTTTAAAAATGTTTTTGATAAGACGAAGAGGAATTTTAATGATGGAAAAGGTTTTAATTTCAGCGTTTCAGATTACGCAGTATTTGAAAAATAA
- a CDS encoding glucosaminidase domain-containing protein, whose product MKRLFLLVSLLVLSKFSAQTWATEDQYIQKFAKYAVEEMEKYKIPASITLAQGLLETGGGQSRLAQEGKNHFGIKCKEDWTGKTMKHTDDAPNECFRVYDDPRQSYEDHSIFLSTRKYYTGLFNLDMKDYKAWANGLKKAGYATNPRYASILIGKIERYKLYEFDDTNSREVLYAVLKMYPNLKDDRGFMAQLETEKYTKKIKDPITVEVPYKQTSYVQQQKRVERIKTKAEILNSILIKSHPNDGLKYIVIPEDTNVQFIAKKFKISESRLIKWNELESDVLQKNDIVFLESKNSDGNTAIYKAESGENMHDIAQKFGIKLNKLYAKNRMDEGQNPSAGQLIYLIDKKPRN is encoded by the coding sequence ATGAAAAGACTTTTCTTACTCGTAAGCCTTTTAGTTTTATCAAAATTCTCGGCTCAAACCTGGGCAACTGAAGATCAATACATCCAAAAATTTGCAAAATATGCGGTGGAAGAAATGGAAAAATATAAAATTCCGGCTTCTATTACACTTGCACAGGGGCTTTTGGAAACAGGAGGCGGACAAAGCCGATTGGCTCAGGAGGGTAAAAATCATTTCGGAATAAAATGTAAAGAAGACTGGACAGGAAAGACAATGAAACATACAGATGATGCTCCCAATGAGTGTTTCCGTGTATATGACGATCCGCGACAGTCTTATGAAGATCACTCCATATTTTTATCAACGAGAAAATATTATACAGGGCTTTTCAATCTTGATATGAAGGATTATAAAGCTTGGGCAAATGGACTTAAAAAGGCCGGTTATGCCACAAATCCGCGCTATGCATCTATTCTTATAGGTAAAATTGAAAGATATAAATTATATGAATTTGATGACACCAATTCTAGAGAAGTTTTGTATGCCGTGTTGAAAATGTATCCTAATTTAAAAGATGACAGGGGTTTTATGGCACAATTGGAAACCGAAAAATACACAAAAAAAATCAAGGATCCTATAACGGTTGAGGTTCCTTACAAACAGACTTCTTACGTTCAGCAACAGAAAAGGGTAGAAAGAATCAAGACGAAGGCAGAAATTCTTAATTCAATTTTAATTAAAAGTCATCCGAACGATGGGCTGAAATATATTGTCATTCCTGAAGATACAAATGTTCAGTTTATTGCTAAAAAATTCAAAATAAGTGAAAGCAGACTGATAAAATGGAATGAGCTGGAAAGTGATGTTCTTCAAAAAAATGACATTGTTTTCCTGGAATCTAAAAACTCTGACGGAAATACCGCAATTTACAAAGCAGAATCAGGCGAAAATATGCACGATATCGCCCAAAAATTCGGTATTAAATTAAATAAACTATACGCAAAAAATAGAATGGATGAAGGCCAAAATCCTTCTGCAGGACAGTTGATTTATTTAATTGATAAAAAGCCTAGAAATTAA
- a CDS encoding sensor histidine kinase, giving the protein MKFYRLTLVASCLLTLVMFLLVIIFDSLKDIYYKTPFFKIGLFICLIFIFITNYIVLELLFNYYGKKQVRGLSQLLPQEIVHDNDENITIKELGERFSDLNQQKVTELDMMKEMESYRKEYIGNVSHELKTPLFSIQGYVETLQDGGVDNLIIRDKYLDRIDKSVERLIAIVTDLDMINRLEAGEINLTVSKFDVNLLIKEIFDLLDLEAEKHNTTLQIQTLHPQIWVDADKQKISQVFINLVSNAIHYANRQEAKVVVKTSILKNKVLIEVIDNGMGIKPESLPRIFERFYRVETSRSRREGGSGLGLAIVKHILEAHNENITVESVYLEGTKFSFMLEKSK; this is encoded by the coding sequence TTGAAATTTTACAGGCTCACACTTGTCGCCTCTTGTCTTTTGACATTGGTGATGTTTCTATTAGTAATCATTTTCGATTCGCTAAAGGATATCTATTACAAAACTCCTTTTTTTAAAATAGGACTGTTCATCTGCCTTATCTTTATTTTTATTACCAATTATATAGTATTGGAACTGCTTTTTAATTATTATGGTAAGAAACAGGTTCGAGGGCTTTCGCAGCTCTTGCCGCAGGAAATTGTTCACGATAACGATGAAAATATTACCATTAAAGAATTGGGAGAACGATTTTCAGATCTTAATCAGCAGAAAGTTACCGAACTAGATATGATGAAGGAAATGGAAAGCTATCGTAAAGAATACATAGGAAACGTTTCTCATGAACTTAAAACACCATTGTTTTCAATTCAGGGTTATGTTGAAACTTTGCAGGATGGCGGTGTTGATAATCTTATAATCCGGGATAAATATTTAGATAGAATTGATAAATCTGTAGAAAGGCTCATTGCAATTGTTACAGATTTGGATATGATCAACAGGCTTGAAGCAGGCGAAATTAATCTTACCGTTTCAAAATTTGATGTTAATCTGTTAATTAAGGAGATTTTTGATCTTCTCGACCTCGAAGCAGAAAAGCACAACACCACATTACAGATTCAGACTTTACACCCGCAAATTTGGGTGGATGCAGACAAACAGAAGATTTCACAGGTTTTTATTAACCTTGTTTCAAATGCTATTCATTATGCGAACAGGCAGGAAGCAAAAGTGGTTGTAAAAACAAGCATTCTGAAAAATAAAGTTTTAATAGAGGTCATAGATAACGGAATGGGAATAAAACCCGAAAGTTTACCAAGGATTTTCGAAAGATTCTATCGTGTGGAAACCAGCAGAAGCCGAAGAGAAGGCGGTTCTGGACTTGGTTTGGCGATCGTAAAGCATATACTGGAAGCCCATAACGAAAACATTACAGTAGAGAGTGTATACCTCGAAGGAACTAAGTTCAGCTTTATGCTTGAAAAAAGTAAATAA
- the hemL gene encoding glutamate-1-semialdehyde 2,1-aminomutase: MKYQRSSALFEEAYKYIPGGVNSPVRAFKSVGGVPVFMKSAKGAYLTDADDNTYIDYINSWGPAILGHTHPEVLEELKIQAEKGFSFGAPTELETEIAKFIVENVPNIDQIRMVSSGTEACMSAVRLARGFTGRDKIVKFEGCYHGHSDSFLIKAGSGAATFGNPNSPGVTAGTAKDTLLAKYNDFEQVEDLFRHNQGEIAAVIIEPVAGNMGCVLPENEFLQKLRKICDENGALLIFDEVMTGFRLAFGGAQELYNVKADLVTYGKVIGGGLPVGAFAGRNEIMDHLAPKGGVYQAGTLSGNPLAMRAGLKTLQLIKNDPEFFNRLAKTTETLDFEIGKILNEKGIAHKINRKGSMMSVFFHINRVSNFDEAQEANHSLFNNFFHQMLTNGIYLPPSGYETYFISDAIKDKEIDMTLEAVRKFEYS; encoded by the coding sequence ATGAAATACCAAAGAAGTTCAGCTTTATTCGAAGAAGCTTACAAATACATTCCGGGAGGGGTAAATTCTCCTGTTCGTGCATTCAAATCAGTGGGAGGAGTTCCTGTTTTTATGAAATCTGCAAAAGGAGCTTACCTTACGGATGCCGATGACAATACCTATATCGATTATATAAATTCTTGGGGACCTGCAATTTTAGGTCATACGCATCCTGAAGTGTTGGAAGAATTGAAAATTCAGGCAGAAAAAGGTTTCTCTTTCGGTGCACCGACAGAACTGGAAACAGAAATTGCAAAATTCATCGTAGAAAATGTTCCGAATATTGACCAGATCAGAATGGTTTCTTCGGGAACGGAAGCTTGTATGAGTGCGGTAAGATTGGCGAGAGGCTTTACGGGAAGAGATAAAATTGTAAAATTTGAAGGCTGTTATCACGGCCATTCAGATTCATTTTTGATCAAAGCGGGGAGCGGTGCTGCCACTTTTGGAAACCCTAATTCTCCGGGTGTAACTGCAGGAACGGCAAAAGATACTTTGCTGGCAAAATATAATGATTTTGAGCAGGTTGAGGATTTATTCAGACATAATCAAGGTGAAATTGCTGCTGTAATTATCGAACCTGTTGCCGGAAATATGGGCTGCGTTCTTCCGGAAAATGAATTCCTTCAGAAATTAAGAAAAATCTGTGACGAAAATGGAGCTTTATTGATTTTTGATGAGGTAATGACAGGTTTCAGACTGGCTTTCGGTGGCGCTCAGGAATTGTATAATGTGAAGGCAGATTTGGTAACGTACGGTAAAGTAATCGGAGGCGGACTTCCTGTTGGAGCTTTTGCAGGAAGAAACGAAATAATGGATCATCTTGCGCCAAAAGGAGGTGTTTACCAAGCAGGAACGTTAAGTGGAAATCCTTTAGCTATGAGAGCAGGTTTAAAAACTCTTCAATTAATCAAAAATGATCCTGAATTTTTCAACAGATTAGCAAAAACAACCGAAACATTGGATTTTGAAATCGGAAAGATTTTAAATGAAAAAGGAATTGCCCATAAAATCAACAGAAAAGGCTCTATGATGTCTGTTTTCTTCCATATCAATAGAGTTTCTAATTTTGATGAAGCTCAGGAAGCCAATCATTCATTATTCAATAATTTTTTCCATCAAATGCTGACAAACGGAATATATCTTCCGCCAAGTGGTTATGAAACATATTTTATCAGTGACGCGATTAAAGATAAAGAGATCGATATGACGCTGGAAGCTGTTAGAAAATTTGAATATTCTTAA
- a CDS encoding TonB-dependent receptor: MKKQFHKSIMLLALFSAGFAFAQSQVLEGRILDEKDNTPIEGVKVKVNDQEVTTDISGNYSFNLPPGTNYIITVTSNGYNRKEISEVIVKNDANTHLDIVLDKPSTKEKQIEGVVIKSNARKETIASTIGLQRNAGVVSQVIGVEAIKRSPDRNTGEVLKRVSGVSLFEGRYIVVRGLSDRYNQAMLNGIQLSSTEPDRKTFSFDLFPANVIETLVINKTFIPEYSGEWAGGLIQVNTKDIPNKNFFNVQVGVGGNSITMGHEFKMQKGGKWDFLGIDDGYRKLPNGMPAKNAFNTLDDAAKTGFGKQYVKNLGYNTIGYPENVNLQLDGGFNTKLFGKDLGVIAVLNYSNNKRKIETSNSFFTINDQLADTNFNYYTEKYQNDVILGGLLNLTLKLNSNNKISLKNIITNNTVNHMSFRTGKDFEFDPINGTNIMAREIGFKETTFYNSTLNGTHKIDALGGLTFNWYGSFGILDQYIPLLQRLQYNQYPDINGSPYLALISNGLSQKSGSVFYSTLSDYLYNAGGDLSKTFEMFGQKQTVKGGYLFQVKDRVYNSRPFSVRLEGYNQGLLSQPFETIFSPENFGTEGTKFSFDEISGNQYRYIANTILNAGYLQMDNNITPWFRAVWGLRVENFDQLVGSTKRSDDRFVNTRVTDFLPALNMTFKLSNNMNLRVAGSQTVVRPEFREVSPLAYYDFDLGATVVGNKNIQRTKITNADVRWEWYPRNGEILSVAGFYKNFKNPIELYFNQSGAGTSNTFNYLNVDKADAYGAELEFRKKLDFFSALKNFTLGGNFALIKNKVTDEATKTDRPMQGQSPYTVNVSLQYDTEKTGWTSTVLFNMIGRRILYVGNDQVPPIWENPRPLLDFQVAKKIWQNKGEIKLNVSDILNRHAKFYHDLNNNKKYDSADALAIDRVTGTNISLTLGYSF; this comes from the coding sequence ATGAAAAAACAATTCCACAAGAGCATTATGCTGCTTGCCTTGTTTTCTGCAGGCTTTGCTTTTGCGCAAAGTCAGGTATTAGAAGGTAGGATATTGGATGAGAAAGACAATACTCCTATTGAAGGGGTAAAAGTAAAGGTAAATGATCAGGAGGTAACGACTGACATTTCCGGAAACTACTCTTTCAATCTTCCACCCGGAACCAATTACATTATAACGGTAACTTCCAACGGATACAATAGAAAAGAAATCAGTGAGGTCATTGTAAAAAATGACGCTAATACTCATCTTGACATCGTTTTGGATAAGCCTTCCACCAAAGAAAAACAAATCGAAGGTGTTGTCATAAAATCCAATGCAAGAAAAGAAACAATTGCTTCTACGATCGGTCTACAAAGAAACGCTGGTGTAGTTTCTCAGGTAATCGGTGTTGAAGCTATTAAAAGAAGCCCGGACAGAAATACAGGAGAAGTTCTGAAAAGAGTATCGGGAGTCAGTTTATTCGAAGGAAGATATATTGTTGTAAGAGGTTTATCAGACCGTTACAACCAGGCTATGTTGAATGGTATTCAATTATCAAGTACAGAACCCGACAGAAAAACTTTCTCTTTTGACCTTTTCCCTGCAAACGTTATCGAAACGCTTGTTATCAACAAAACTTTCATTCCTGAGTACAGCGGTGAATGGGCAGGTGGATTGATCCAGGTAAACACTAAAGATATTCCAAATAAAAACTTTTTCAATGTACAAGTAGGTGTAGGAGGAAACTCTATCACAATGGGGCATGAATTTAAAATGCAAAAAGGAGGAAAATGGGATTTCTTAGGGATTGACGACGGGTACAGAAAGCTTCCAAACGGGATGCCTGCAAAAAATGCATTCAATACTTTGGATGATGCAGCTAAAACAGGATTTGGAAAACAATATGTGAAAAACTTAGGGTATAATACGATCGGATATCCTGAGAACGTAAATTTACAATTAGACGGAGGTTTCAATACCAAACTTTTCGGAAAAGACTTAGGCGTTATTGCGGTTTTAAACTACAGCAACAACAAGAGAAAAATTGAAACATCGAATAGTTTCTTTACGATCAACGATCAGTTAGCGGATACCAACTTCAATTATTATACTGAAAAATATCAAAACGATGTTATTCTAGGAGGTTTATTAAACCTTACTTTAAAACTGAATAGCAACAACAAAATTTCCCTGAAAAATATTATTACCAACAACACGGTAAATCACATGTCTTTCAGAACAGGAAAAGACTTTGAATTTGATCCTATCAACGGAACAAATATCATGGCAAGAGAAATCGGATTTAAAGAAACTACTTTCTATAACTCCACTCTAAACGGAACGCACAAAATTGACGCTTTAGGAGGTCTTACTTTCAACTGGTACGGAAGTTTCGGTATTTTGGATCAGTATATTCCATTATTACAGCGTCTTCAGTATAACCAATATCCTGATATCAACGGAAGCCCTTATTTAGCTTTGATTTCAAACGGTCTTTCTCAAAAATCAGGAAGTGTATTCTACTCTACTCTTAGTGATTATCTGTATAATGCAGGTGGAGATTTATCTAAAACTTTTGAGATGTTTGGACAAAAACAAACCGTTAAAGGAGGATATTTGTTCCAGGTAAAAGACAGAGTGTATAACTCAAGACCTTTTTCAGTAAGACTTGAAGGATATAACCAAGGATTGCTTTCTCAACCTTTTGAAACCATTTTCAGCCCTGAAAACTTCGGAACAGAAGGAACTAAATTCAGTTTTGACGAAATCTCAGGAAACCAGTACAGATATATCGCCAATACAATTCTTAATGCAGGGTATTTGCAGATGGACAACAACATTACACCTTGGTTTAGAGCTGTTTGGGGATTAAGAGTTGAAAACTTCGATCAATTGGTTGGAAGTACAAAAAGAAGCGATGACCGTTTTGTAAATACTCGTGTTACAGACTTTTTACCAGCTTTAAACATGACCTTCAAGCTAAGCAACAACATGAATTTGCGTGTTGCAGGTTCACAGACTGTTGTAAGACCAGAATTTAGAGAGGTTTCTCCGTTAGCATACTATGATTTCGATTTAGGAGCTACCGTTGTTGGTAACAAAAACATCCAAAGAACTAAAATTACCAATGCAGACGTTCGTTGGGAATGGTATCCTAGAAATGGAGAAATCCTTTCCGTAGCTGGTTTCTACAAAAACTTCAAAAACCCTATTGAATTATATTTTAATCAGTCTGGTGCAGGAACAAGTAACACATTCAACTATTTAAACGTAGATAAAGCGGATGCTTACGGAGCTGAACTTGAATTCAGAAAAAAACTTGATTTCTTCAGTGCTCTTAAAAACTTCACTTTAGGTGGAAACTTCGCTTTAATCAAAAATAAAGTAACCGACGAAGCTACAAAGACAGACAGACCCATGCAGGGACAGTCTCCTTACACGGTGAATGTAAGTCTTCAATATGATACTGAAAAAACAGGTTGGACTTCAACAGTACTTTTCAATATGATCGGAAGAAGAATCTTATATGTAGGAAACGATCAGGTTCCTCCAATCTGGGAAAATCCAAGACCACTACTTGATTTTCAGGTTGCTAAAAAAATCTGGCAAAACAAGGGAGAAATTAAGCTAAACGTTTCAGACATCTTAAACCGACATGCGAAATTTTACCACGATCTGAACAATAACAAAAAATATGACAGTGCAGACGCACTTGCTATAGACAGAGTAACGGGAACAAACATCAGTTTAACACTTGGCTATAGCTTTTAA